The Candidatus Woesearchaeota archaeon genome segment AATCTTTCTTCTCACGAATCAAACGAGACATGAGAAAGTAAACAGAAAGAAAACCTACAAAAAGACCTAATGAAGAAAGAAGCAAAATCATATAAGGAATTGGTATTACACAACCACACGCATCATCATTTTTTATGGCATCAGAAACATATAAAGCTGCAAAGGCAACTAAAAAAATAAATCCCAAAACAATAGAAACTATTAGAATTATCGTTCTAAACTGTTTATCTTGAGTAATTTTACTATGTTTCATTTTTTGTAACAAACATTTATAAACAATTACATCACATGAAACGTCTAGAACTTAAAAAGTTTTCCCTAAAAAAAGGTGTGAAGGCATGAATAAAAGAAATCAAGCAATACTCATCATCGCGCTGCTCAGTATGACTATTTTTGCAGGCTGTGGAACCTCAACAGAAACAATTGAAATTACCAAAGAAGGAACTTTTTCAGAATCACAATGTAAAGCACATAATCCTAATTATGAAGTCATCATGATTGAATCAAAATTCTGTGGCCATTGTAAGGAAACACTCCCTAAATTTTTAGAAGCATGCGCAGAGCTTGGTGTTGTGCCAGTTGTTCTTGATATGGCCAAAGCAGAAGATGCCGAACTAGCAGAAGAAAAATATAAAGTAAGTATTAGATACACGCCTACTTTTATCTTTGGATGCGATTATTTAGTTGGCGCACAACCAAGTAAAGAAGACTATAGTTCCTTAATAAAAGCCTATCAACAATATCAATAATAAGAGGAATAATGATGAAGGAAAAAACAAAAAAGATTCTGATTGTTTGTATTACATTGCTCGTGCTTATTGGATTTTTCACTTTTGCAAAATTTGTTAATCCAGAT includes the following:
- a CDS encoding thioredoxin family protein; translation: MNKRNQAILIIALLSMTIFAGCGTSTETIEITKEGTFSESQCKAHNPNYEVIMIESKFCGHCKETLPKFLEACAELGVVPVVLDMAKAEDAELAEEKYKVSIRYTPTFIFGCDYLVGAQPSKEDYSSLIKAYQQYQ